The segment TTAAACGCCCGAGCGCAGGGGCTGCTTGAGGAGCATCACTATCTGGGCGCGGTGAAACCGGTGGGCGAGCGGCTGCTGTACGCGGTGAGCGATGCGCAGGGCACCTGGGTGGCGGTGCTGGTGTTTGCGGCGGCGGCGCTGCACCTGCGCGGCCGGGAGGCGTGGATTGGCTGGAGTGGCGAACAGCGCCGACGCCGATTGGCGCTGGTGGTCAACAACGTGCGGTTCCTGCTGCTGCCCAAGCCGGCGGTGCCCAACTTGGGCTCGGCGGTTTTGAGCCGGGTGCTCGGCCGGCTCAGTGCCGACTGGCAGTCGCGTTACGAGCACCCCGTGCTCGTCGTGGAAACCTTCGTCGACCCCGAGCGTTTTACGGGAAGTGTATACAAGGCATCCGGGTGGACCGAGTTGGGCCTGACCAAGGGCAACACGCGTAAGTCGCGCGATTACTACGAGCACCACGCCAAGCCCAAGCGCTTGTTTGTGCGCGAGCTGGAGCCCCGGGCCCGGAGAGCTCTTCAGGCAGGGCAGATCAAACCCTCGCTGGCTGCGGTGGAGGCGAAAGTTCCGGTGCGAAGTACCCTGAAGGCCCCCGATTTAATCAGCCTGGCGGAGGCCTTCCGGCAAGTGCCTGAATACCGCGCCTACATCGGGGCCTATCCCTTGCACGCGCTGCTGGCGATCACGGCGGCGGCCTATCTGGCCGGAGCACCCCGCGGCCAACGTGACCTGGCCGCTTTCGCCCGCCGGCTCTCCCCGGTCCAACGCCAAGCCCTCGGGGTGATCCGCCGCCGCGGCAAATACGGCGCTCCCAGCCAGCCCACCTTTAGTCGGCTGTTCGCCCGCGTTCAGGCCTCGCGCATCGAGGAGGTTTTACTCGCCCACCAACGTCAGGTGCGAGGCGAGCCCCCCGACAGCGAGATCGTGGTCATCGACGGCAAAGTCCCCAAGCACAGCGGCGGACAAAACGTCGTGACCGCGGTTACCTCGCCGAGCTTGTTTTATCTCGGCAGCGAGGTCGTCGCCGAAAAAAGTAACGAGATTCCCGCCGCCCGCGCCCTGTGTGAGAGACTCGATTTGGTCGATAAACTCGTGAGCCTTGATGCCCTGCATACCCAGGCGGACACCGCGCGGGCGATCGTACTGGAGCATGGCGGCGACTACCTGTTCACCGTCAAAGGCAATCAGCCCGGCTTGCAGAAAATCGTAGCAGCGCAAGTGCCCGATCCGGGCGCCCCTTTTTTGACCCGTTAAAAGATCCCGCTGCCGAGCAACGTACCACCCAGGAAAAGAAGCACCCCGTGACGCGCACCCTGGTGGCGCGCGAGTTGAGCGCGGAAAGCGCCTGCTTCCCCCTGGTGGCGCAAGCCGCGAGAATCTGCCGAAAACGCCACGGCAAGCCCACCGAGACCGTGGCGCTGATCACCAGTCGCCCCGCCGCCGAGTTGACTCCCGCCCAATGGCTGGAGGTCAACATTGCGCACTGGGGAATCGAGACCGGTTTGCATGCCCGCCTCGACGCCTCGCGCCAGGATGATCGCTGCCGATTACGCCGCCCGAACGCGGTGCGCATCCACGGCATGTTCAACCGCTGGGCCAACAGCCTGTCCATGCACTGGCGCGGTCAACGAACTAAAAAACGCCACCTTTATACCTCCGACTTTATCGCCCACATGTCCGAAAATCATGACCGTCGCGCGCTCCGCGCACTTACCTCGGTAAACTTCCCGCTATGAATCGGCGCTGTCTGACCCCGAAGAATCCCGACGAGGCATTGCGAGTTCTGCGGCAGCGGTGAAGAGTGCTGCAACATTTCCGGCAAGGTCGCCTCGTTCTGCCCGTTCCCGGGCCGCCTGCATTTCATGCCGAAGGATATTAAACCCTAATCGATGCCGAGGCCCTACCGAAACCACAGAGTTTTCACGTCCTGTTTCACGGGCTAGATTCCAACACATTTCGCTGTCCGAGGGGGTAGTTCCTTTTGTCGTCAAAAATAGGCATCCGTATCCTGCTCGCATCATAGCTGCGGTTTTTAGTTGGACGCCGCCGGAGGTCTTACCTGATCCCGACGCTCCGACATGGAGTGATCCCTCGTAGCTCAATCCCACCGACCATCGGGTGCTTCTGCCCCACGCGATCAACGGTTCATCCGGCTGCCAAACATCTGCTTTATGAAAAAGCCGATTATATAAAAAAGAGTTCATTGCGTAAAATAGAGGTAGTTTGAGCCTCCTCGAAAAGGTTTTTGGTTTTTTCTAGTAAAAACAACTTATGTGATTTAAGTTTACTGTAAAAGTGCCGTATTATACTGCATGAAAACAGGAAACAAAATAAGTAGCGGCGTTAAATTATCAAGTAACGAATCGATCGTTTATCCCTCCGGCGACTTCTTTTCAACCCCGGCGCGCAGTGATTTTGGTGATTTCTTACTGCAATTACAGCGCTTTTGGCGGTCCCACCCCGAAATCGAAGTGGCCATGACCGCCGATCTCGACGCCCACGCCATGGCGGAAAAGCGCGAACGGCGGAAGGACCGGGAGTTCGAACTGGCGCAGACCGAGGCGTTGTTCGCCGTGCCGGCGTCAGGCACGGCGGAAAAAACGCAAGCCGAGTTCCTCGCCGCAGGGCGTCCGCGCACCCCCGCTGTTGTGGTTTTTATCACGGCCATGGCCACCGGTTACTTGGGGTCGCAATACAGTGCCTGCCCCCGGATGGTGCTGCTTGAATCGGCATCGTTGCGCACCTTGCTCGATGATTTGGGGTACACGCTGCCTGCACCTAATACCGTTGGCCCCCTGATAAATCGCCTGAGTGAGAGTACTCTCGCCCTGATCCACCGGGCCCAATTGGCCGATATTTTGGCCGAAGGGCTCGATTCGTTTACCGATATCACCCTGGACAGCACGGCGATCAAGGCATCCAGTTGCTGGCCAACAGACTCCGGTATCATTTACCGCCTCTTTGAGCGAGCCTACCGCATGGGCGGCAAGCTCGACCAGGTCGGGCTTAACTCGCTGCAGGATGGCTTCAAAGACCACTGGCTGGAGGAGTTGCGAAAGAGCGCCCGCGCCATCGCCCTGCTGGGTGGTGGTCCCCGCCGAGCCCAAAAACTCCGGCTGCTCTACGACCAGTTTTACCAAATCGCCTGCAAGTTGGGCGGCAAGTTGCTCACCCAAGTAGAAGCCGCAGAGGCCGAAGCAAATGTTAAACTGTCCAAGCTGCGGCCCTCCAAGCGCCGGATCGCGGAAGACCTACTGGACTGCATCCACGGGGACGTGGTCGCGGTGATTACGACGATCCAGCAAAGCATTGCGCGGGTGCATGATGGGGTGAAGACCAAGTCGAGGGAAAGGGTCCTCAGCCTGGCCGATCGCAGTGCTGCTTTTATTGAAAAAGGCGGGCGGGAACCGGTGATTGGCTACAAGCCGCAATTGGCCCGCAGCCGCGGCGGTTTTGTCACCGCGCTGATTCTCGACGCGGGCAACGTGGCTGATTGCAAGCAACTGGTGCCCCTGCTGATCCAGAATATCGCCAACACGGGCCTGGTGCCGGCGAGCGCGAACGTCGACGACGGCTACTCCAGCGCCGAAGGGCTGGCGCAGGCATACGAGCTGAAGGTGGCCAAGGTGAGCATCTCCGGAGCCAAGGGGCGCGCCTTGCTCGGCGAGGAACTGTGGAACCACCAGGATTATATCACGCTTCGCGCCGAGCGCAGCGCGATCGAGTCGCTGATGTTTACGCTCAAGTTCAACCACGGGTTCGGCCGGCCGGGTCGTCGCGGGTTGGCGGCGGTGCGCAGCGAACTGACCCTGAAGATCCTCGCGCACAACTTTGACCGGATGATTTTGGTGCGCGCCAGAAGGTCTCAGGAAAAGCCGCTGCCCTTGGCGGCCTGAGTCGCTTCGCTCGTCGCGGCTAACCCAAATCGGTTCAATTAGTTCGGTGCAAAAGCCCCGGAGCGAACCGCCGTGGACTTCGCCGTTGGAAAAGCGACCTTGGTGATGGGGCCGGGGCTGTTTTTAGGCCGCCGCCCCTTCGTGAACACGTAAACCGAGTTCGTTCAGGGCTGTTTGCGCCCCCAGTGGCCGGCCGGGGCGGGAATACGCCCGTTGCGAAAGGCTTTTCGAGGAGGCTCTAGTTTACGCCGTCGTCCGTGTGGCCAGTTTTAGGCTGAAGGTTGCCTTTGAAATACACATATATAGCACCCTCCGAGTTTTTAACCCGAAGTGATGCCCCGATGCCGTCCAGCAGCTTAATGCGGTCGTCAGATGCAGCTGACAAACCCAGGTATCGGCCGATTTCAGGTGTGCCAAATTTGAGTGTAAAAAGAAGCCCAATAGCCGCAAAAAAAAGCGCTTAGCCCGCATGCGATAAGTACGTTAAATAGCTTCATTTTAGCGACCGACCATGCAGTGTTTTCAATTCGGTCGCCGAGTCGTGCCAAGCCAATCTCTGTGGCAAGTGCGGCGCCGCCTTGTTCAATGATCCTAATGGGTTGCCCGGCTAGAGCCTCCTCGAAAAGCCTTTCGCAACGGGCGTATTCCCGCCCCGGCCGGCCACTGGGGACGCAAACAGCCCTGAACGGACTCGATTTACGTGTTCACGAAGGGGCGGCGGCCTAAAAACAGCCCCGGCCCCATCACTAAGGTCGCTTTTCCAACGGCGAAGTCCACGGCGGTTCGCTCCGGGGCTTTTACACCGAACTAATTGAGCCGATTTGGGTTAGCCGCGACGACCGAAACTACTCAGGCCGCCAAGGGCAGCGGCTTTTCCTGAGACTTCCTCGCGCGCACCAAAATCATCCGGTCAAAGTTGTGCGCGAGGATCTTCAGGGTCAGTTCGCTGCGCACCGCCGCCAACCCGCGACGACCCGGCCGGCCGAACCCGTGGTTGAACTTGAGCGTAAACATCAGCGACTCGATCGCGCTGCGCTCGGCGCGAAGCGTGATATAATCCTGGTGGTTCCACAGTTCCTCGCCGAGCAAGGCGCGCCCCTTGGCGCCGGAGATGCTCACCTTGGCCACCTTCAGCTCGTATGCCTGCGCCAGCCCTTCGGCGCTGGAGTAGCCGTCGTCGACGTTCGCGCTCGCCGGCACCAGGCCCGTGTTGGCGATATTCTGAATCAGCATGGGCACCAGTTGCTTGCAATCAGCCACGTTGCCCGCGTCGAGAATCAGCGCGGTGACAAAACCGGCGCGGCTACGGGCCAATTGCGGCTTGTAGCCAATCACCGGTTCCCGCCCGCCTTTTTCAATAAAAGCAGCACTGCGATCAGCCAGGCTGAGGACCCTTTCCCTCGACTTGGTCTTCACCCCATCGTGCACCCGCTCAAGGCTTTGCTGGATCGTCGTAACCACCGCGACCACGTCCCCGTGGATGCAGTCCAGTAGGTCTTCCGCGATCCGGCGCTTGGAGGGCCGCAGCTTGGCCAGTTTAACATTTGCTTCGGCCTCTGCGACTTCTACTTCGGTGAGCAACCTGCCGCCCAACTTGCAGGCTATTTGGTAAAACTGGTCGTAGAGCAGCCGGAGTTTTTGGGCTCGGCGGGGACCACTGCCCAGCAGGGCGATGGCGCGGGCGCTCTTTCGCAACTCCTCCAGCCAGTGGTCTTTGCAGCCAGCCTGCAGCGAGGTAAGCCCGACCTGGTCGAGCTTGCCGCCCAAGCGGTAGGCTCGCTCAAAGAGGCGATAAATGATACCGGAGTCTGTTGGCCAGCAACTGGATGCCTTGATCGCCGTGCTGTCCAGGGTGATATCGGTAAACGAATCGAGCCCTTCGGACAAAATACCGGCCAATTGGGCCCGGTGGATCAGGGCGAGAGTACTTTCACTCAGGCGATTTATCAGGGGGCCAACGGTATTAGGTGCAGGCAGCGTGTACCCCAAATCATCGAGCAAGGTGCGCAACGATGCCGATTCAAGCAGCACCATCCGGGGGCAGGCACCGTATTGCGACCCCAGGTAACCGGTGGCCATGGCCGTGATAAAAACCACAACAGCGGGGGTGCGCGGACGCCCTGCGGCGAGGAACTCGGCTTGCGTTTTTTCCGCCGTGCCTGACGCCGGCACGGCGAACAACGCCTCGGTCTGCGCCAGATCGAACTCACGGTTTTTCCGCCGTTCGAGCTTTTCCGCCATGGCGTGGGCGTCGAGATCGGCGGTCATGGCCACTTGGATTTCGGGGTGGGACCGCCAAAAGCGCTTCAATTCCAATAAAAAATCACCAAAATCACTGCGCGCCGGGGTGGAAAAGAAGTCGCCGGAGGAATAGACGATCGATTCGTTACTTGATAATTTAACGCTGCTACTTATTTTGTTTCCTGTTTTCATGCAGTACAATACGGCACTTTTACGGAAAACTTAAATCACATAAGTTGTTTTTAATAAAAAAACCAAAAGCCTTTTCGAGGAGGCTCTAGCTTGTGAGCTTTCCGAGCTGGCTTCTGTAAACCGCCATGAAAGCCCCGAACGTCATTCCTTTCGTTCGGTCGTCGAGAAGCGCTGATTTGCCAATTAGATCACGGCTGCCATTTCTGACACAGATCAGCACATCATTATTTAAAACCATGATCCGCTCAGGGATGGCCGTATCAACAAACACATTATCGTCGAATGCCAGAGCATCGTTCTGGATATTCGATGAACGGAGGACGAGAACGCCGGATTGGCGAACGTCCGTAGGCTTATAGGTCAAGCCTATCAAAGCCTCACCGATCTCCCCAAGCTTCTTCACATCCCAATCCTCCGGAATCACCCCGACCTCGGTTTGTTTATAGCCGGGTTTCATCAGGCAGAACCCTCCGTTTTTTCCACCCGCAAGGCCTGGCGCTCGGTCAACTCGCGGGCGTGTTCGATGGCTTGATGTAGGCGGGCTTGAAGCAGCTTGATCGGGGGCAGCTCGGTGAGGTATTCGCTCACGCGGATGGATTTGGCGTCGAGCTGGAGCAGCTCCACCTGTTCGGCATCCGCCGAGGCGCAGAGGATAAGCCCGATGGGGGCTTCCTCACCGGGGGCACGCTCGTGCTGATCCAGCCAGCGCAGATAAAACTCCATCTGGCCGACATGGGCGGGCTGGAAGTGCTCCAGCTTCAGCTCCACGGCGATGAGCCGCCGCAGGTGCCGGTGGAAGAACAGCAGATCGAGATGAAAGTCGTCGCGCCCCACGCTCATGCGCTTCTGCCGGGCGACGAAGGTGAAGCCGGTGCCGAGTTCCAGCAGGACGCCTTCGATCTCGCGCAGGATGGCGTTTTCCAGATCGGCCTCGCTGTAGGCACCGGTCAGGCCAAGCAGATCGAGGAAGTAAGGATCGCGGAAGACGACATCGGGAGAGAGCTGCCCGGCGCGCATCTGGCCGATCTCGGCGGCGATGGTTTTCTTGGGCTTTTTTGACAGGGCCGTGCGCTGAAACAGCATGCCACCGATCTTTTTGCGCAGCGTGCGCACATCCCAGTGCTCGATCCGGCAGAGCTCGGCGTAGAAGTCGCGGGCGAGCGGGTCTTTAAGCGGGAGCAGTTCCAGGAAGTGGCTCCAGCTCAATTGTGCCGACAGCGTCGACACAATCTCCTGTGCGGGGAAACACTGGGAGAACTGGATGGCGCGGTATAACGCGCGGAGGCTGAAAGCTTGCCCAAACTCCGCCGTCAATTCCCGCGACACCGTCGCGAGAATCTGTTTCCCGTACGCGGCACGCCCCTCCTGGAGGTTGTCGGTGAGCAGGCGGCGGCCCAAATGCCAGTAGAGCAAGGTGGTGGTGGAATTGGCCACCACGGCGATGCGCTGGCGGGCGGCGTGGATGAGGCCACGCAGATCGGTGATGAGCGCCTGTTCGTCCACGCGGGCGACGGCAGCCTTGGCCGGACGGAGGGCGGGGGCGGTGCGGCGGGAGGTGGGTTTCTTTTTCATGGCTGGCCTCCGCCGTTGGGCAGTTGTTTGAGCATGCGGTCGAAATCGGACTCAAACCGGCGGTCCTGGATGACCCGGTATTTCTCAAACTCCGATTCGGCAAAGGCTTTGGCGATCTCGGCGGTGACTTTGCCGGGGTTTTGGAGCAGGTCGCGTTCGTTGAACTGGAGGAAGGCGTCGAGTTTCTTGGCCCAGTCGGCCATGGTCATGGGGATACCGCGCTCGGCCTGGGTCTCGGCGTAGTCGAGGTACATGGTCACGAAGCGGTCGAGCGCCTTGAGCTCTTTTTCGGTGAGGTAGTTTTTGGCGACGACTACATCGGGTTTGAGGATCTTGCCCTTCGGAGCGTTGCGCCAGGTGGTGAGCCCCATCTGCTCCTTCGTGCTGTCGGCCCGCTCGACGATGAGTTCGGCGGCGGTGTGGCCGTGGATGGCGAAGTGGAGCTTGTTCTGGACGGTGGCGAAAAAGCTCTGGGTGGTCTCGGCCTCGGCGCTGTAGTCGAGGGCGGTGGCGTAGATGTCGGTGATTTTCTGGTAAAACCGGCGTTCGCTGGCGCGGATTTCGCGGATCTCGGCCAGCAGGTTGTCAAAATAGGACTGGTCGAAGAGGGCGCCGTTTTTCAGGCGCTCCTTGTCGAGGACGTAGCCGCGCAGGGCGAAGTCGCGCAACACGCCGATGGCCCACTGGCGGAACTGGGTGGCGCGGGGGGAATTAACCCGGAAGCCGACGGCGATGATGGCGTCGAGATTGTAGAAGGCGGTGAGGTAGCTTTTGCCGTCGGTGGCAGTGGTTCGGAATTTCCGAATAACTGCCGCCTCGGTCAGTTCAGCGCTGGCGAAGAGGTTTTTCAGGTGCTCGTTGACGGTGGGCACCGTTACGTCGAACAGGGTGGCGAGGAGTTTCTGGGTGAGCCAGACGGTCTGCTCTTCGACGCGGACCTCGATACCCGTTTCCCCGGCCTGGGCGGTGAAGACCAAAAACTCGGCGGTGCTGTTGCGCAGGTGGGCTTTTTTACCCTGGCTCATGCCTTGGCCTCCATTTTGCGCAGGTGGGCGTCCACCTTGGCGGCCAGTTGGGCGACTTCATCGACGAGCTGGGGCAGCGGGGCAGCGTAGCGGTCGGCCAACAGGCGGATGCGGCTGGTCAGGGTTTGCGACACACGGTCGAGTTCGCCCTGCACGGCGGTGGCGAGGGTTTTGAGCCATTTATCATCGACCACCAAGGTCTTGATTTCGGACTCGGTTAGGCGCGGATACTTTTCGTAGGCGAGCTGGTCGAGGGCGGCCTCGGCGTCGCGGATGGCTTTTTTGAGGTCGGCTTCGTCGGCGTTGAGCTTGAGCCAGCGCTGGAGGACCACGGCTTCGTCTTTGGCGTCGGGGTCGGCTTTGATCTCTTTTAGCCGGGCGCTGATTTCGGGTTTGGCGATTTTTTCGAGTTGGCCAAGGAAACCCTCCTCGCCGCCGTGTTCTTCTTCAAGTTCGGCCAGGCTGGCAGTGGCGGCTTCGAGCGCGGCTTGGGAGGCGTCGAGGGCGGCTTGTTCGGCGGCAAAATACCGGGCGACGATGAGGGGCTTGGGCACGAGGTCACAGGACCAGCCGCGATCTTTGGTTTTACCCTTTTTGTCGGTTTCAAGGAGGCGGGCAGGCTTGGCCACCCAGCCGTCGGCGGCGATCAGGTAGCAGTCGTCCTGGAGGGTAGCGGACCAGTAATCGAGGAGGTGTTGATAGACGGCGTAGGGATCGATCAGGGCCTGGCCCTCGGCGTGTGCGAGGAGCTTTTCGGCGTGCTCGCGGATGACGTCCTTGGGGTGGCAGCCGGGGGCAAGCAGGCGCAGGCTGACGGCGGCACCGGCGCGCCATTTTTTGAAATGGGTTTCCAGTCCGGTGATGAAGGCGGCGAACTGGGGGTGTTCGCTGACGCGGGTGCGGAGCTGGGCGGCGGGTGCCTGGAGTTGGAAGTAGCCGGGGCGCAGGTCAGCAAAAAGGGAGGCGCGCAGTTCGGGGCAGACCGTCCAGTAGTCGCTGAGGGCGTCGAGGTCGCGGGACGGGATACCGCCGTGGAGGTGGGCGCCGATGTCCTGGATGTCCTCGGCCTCCTGGGTGTCGATGTAGCGCGGGAGGTTGAGGTTGTAGTCGTTTTTCTCGATCTCGGTGTGGGGGACGAGGCGGGAATAGCCGGGGTGTTGCTCGCCGTGGGTAAACACATCGACGATCTGGTGCAGGTCGCGTTCGCGGAGGCGGTTTTTGGGGCCGTCCTTCATGAAGCCCTTGGAGGCGTCGATCATGAAGATGGCCTTGCGGGCGGTGGCGTGCTCCTTGTCGAGGACGAGGATGCAGGCGGGGATGCCGGTGCCGTAAAAGAGGTTGGCGGGCAGGCCGATGATACCGCGAATGACACCGCGCTGAATGAGGTTTTTGCGGATCACGCCCTCGGCGTTGCCCCGGAAAAGGACGCCGTGGGGGAGGATGCACGCGCCCTTGCCAGTGCTTTTGAGCGAGCGGAGGATGTGCAGGAGGTAGGCGTAGTCACCCTGTTTGGCGGGCGGGACGCCGTAGCCGGTGAACCGCTGGAAGGGGTCGGCGTCGGGGGTGAGCCCGGTGCTCCAGCGCTTGTCGCTGAAGGGAGGATTGGCGACGACGTAGTCGAAGGTTTTGAGCGCGTCGCCGTCTTTGAAGAGGGGGCTGGCGAGGGTGTTGCCCTGCTTGATGTCCGCCGTGGCGTAGTCGTGCAGGATCATGTTCATGCGGGCCAGACCGGCGGTGGAGGAGTCTTTCTCCTGACCATAGAGGGTGACGCGCACGGCTTTGCCGCCCTGGCTGGCCTCGTCGCCGATCTTCAGGAGCAGGGAGCCGGAGCCGCAGGTGGGATCGTAAACGGTGGTGTCGTTACTGGTGGCGGCCTGGCTGATGCCGAGGATCTGGGCGATTATGCGGCTGACTTCCGAGGGGGTGTAGAACTGGCCCTTGCTCTTGCCACTCTCGGTGGCGAAGTGGCGCATGAGGTACTCGTAGGCGTCGCCGAGGAGGTCGTCGCCGTCGGCCCGATTTTGGGAGAAATCGAGCGAGGGGTTTTCAAAGATGGCGATCAGGTGGGTGAGGCGGTCCACCTTTTCCTTACCGTCGCCGAGCTTGGTGGGGTCGTTGAAATCGGGGAAGTCGGAGAGCTGGTTTTCGCGGGCGAGCGGAGCGAGGATCTTTTTGTTGATCTGGTCGCCGATGTCGGGGGTGCCCTTGAGGGCGACCATGTCGGCAAAGCTGGCCCCGGCGGGGATGACGATGGGGGCGAAGGGCTGACCGGCGTACTTGTCGCTCACGTATTTCACGAAGAGCAGGACGAGCACGTAGTCCTTGTACTGGGAGGCGTCCATGCCGCCGCGCAGTTCATCGCAGGACTGCCAGAGGGAGGAGTAGAGTTCGGACTTCTTGAGGGCCATCGGTCGGGGGACGGTAGCGGGTGCCGTCCCGGGTAGAAGCAGAAAGGGGGCGAGCGGGCGGTTTTGGGTGAGATTTAACCCGAGGGGGTTGGACAACGGTGGGTGGAGGCCGGGATTTGGGATGATTTCCGCAATGCGTTAGGGCGAAGTCATCAGGCGAGCCCAGACGCTGAGTTTCGGCGGGATGGGTTTTAGCGGACGTGCACAGGGCATGAGCTGCGACATCATGCGAATGTAGCCGTAGCTTGCGTAGAGACCTATGCCGGCGACAGCGGCATTCAGGATTCGCCTAATGGTATTGATGTTCGGGTCCAAGACGCGGGCGGTGCTGGTGATCACAATGGCGAGGCAAAGTCCGACGATGACCACCAGCGATACCTTGGTAAGCACTGCTAGGCCAAGGTCACGCAGGCGGGGATGGGTCCGGTGTGCCGAACGCAGCCACAGGCAGGTGCCCGCAATCGTGAAGACGCACCCGATAAGGATGAGCGGCAGCGGTCGGTTTACGGGCAGGATGATCATCCCGGCTGCGATGATTAAAAGGGCGGTGAATACGCAATCACGGGGGCTGTTGAACACGGTGAGCTGCCGCCGGTATCCACGTATAATTCCCGAGACCAAAAGGAAAAACCAGACGAGGGTTGCGATGGCGTAGGCGAGGAGAGCAGGCGTGGACATGGGGAGTTTGGCGTTAGACGGGAATGAGGCCGATCTCGGTGGGTAGTAGTGCGGGCGATTGGGTGAGGCCGAGTCGCTGCAACATGCGGCACACCGCTTCGGCCAATATGGCCACGTCGGCCCGGGCGTCGTGGCGTTGGTGTTCCGGCGTAGATACGCCCAGTCGCTCCTTGACCGCATCCAGGCCGTGCGCGTTTTCACCGGTCCAGAGGCGGCGCGATAGGGTCAGTGAGTCGAAAAAAGGAACCTCGCGAACGGGCACCTGGGAGCGGTTGCAGGCTTCCCGAATAAACGGCAGGTCAAACCGCGTGCCGTTGTGGGCGACCAATGTCGCGTCGCCGACGAACTGGGAAAACGCACGGAGCGCATCTTCCGCCGCCGGGGCGTCACCGGTGTCGTCTTGCCAGATACCCGTGAGGTTGGAAATGAACCAGGGAATCGGTTGGCGCGGGCGGACGAAGGTTTCGAAACGGTCGGTGTCGGCGGTGAGCACCTGACCGTCGCGCACCCGCACGGCGGCGATTTGAATGATCTCATTTTTGTAGGGCGAGAAGCC is part of the Opitutus sp. genome and harbors:
- a CDS encoding ISAs1 family transposase, with protein sequence MMPAETNPSNPQGEVISLRHLQVQVLDSPELNARAQGLLEEHHYLGAVKPVGERLLYAVSDAQGTWVAVLVFAAAALHLRGREAWIGWSGEQRRRRLALVVNNVRFLLLPKPAVPNLGSAVLSRVLGRLSADWQSRYEHPVLVVETFVDPERFTGSVYKASGWTELGLTKGNTRKSRDYYEHHAKPKRLFVRELEPRARRALQAGQIKPSLAAVEAKVPVRSTLKAPDLISLAEAFRQVPEYRAYIGAYPLHALLAITAAAYLAGAPRGQRDLAAFARRLSPVQRQALGVIRRRGKYGAPSQPTFSRLFARVQASRIEEVLLAHQRQVRGEPPDSEIVVIDGKVPKHSGGQNVVTAVTSPSLFYLGSEVVAEKSNEIPAARALCERLDLVDKLVSLDALHTQADTARAIVLEHGGDYLFTVKGNQPGLQKIVAAQVPDPGAPFLTR
- a CDS encoding transposase is translated as MKTGNKISSGVKLSSNESIVYPSGDFFSTPARSDFGDFLLQLQRFWRSHPEIEVAMTADLDAHAMAEKRERRKDREFELAQTEALFAVPASGTAEKTQAEFLAAGRPRTPAVVVFITAMATGYLGSQYSACPRMVLLESASLRTLLDDLGYTLPAPNTVGPLINRLSESTLALIHRAQLADILAEGLDSFTDITLDSTAIKASSCWPTDSGIIYRLFERAYRMGGKLDQVGLNSLQDGFKDHWLEELRKSARAIALLGGGPRRAQKLRLLYDQFYQIACKLGGKLLTQVEAAEAEANVKLSKLRPSKRRIAEDLLDCIHGDVVAVITTIQQSIARVHDGVKTKSRERVLSLADRSAAFIEKGGREPVIGYKPQLARSRGGFVTALILDAGNVADCKQLVPLLIQNIANTGLVPASANVDDGYSSAEGLAQAYELKVAKVSISGAKGRALLGEELWNHQDYITLRAERSAIESLMFTLKFNHGFGRPGRRGLAAVRSELTLKILAHNFDRMILVRARRSQEKPLPLAA
- a CDS encoding DUF1016 domain-containing protein — its product is MKKKPTSRRTAPALRPAKAAVARVDEQALITDLRGLIHAARQRIAVVANSTTTLLYWHLGRRLLTDNLQEGRAAYGKQILATVSRELTAEFGQAFSLRALYRAIQFSQCFPAQEIVSTLSAQLSWSHFLELLPLKDPLARDFYAELCRIEHWDVRTLRKKIGGMLFQRTALSKKPKKTIAAEIGQMRAGQLSPDVVFRDPYFLDLLGLTGAYSEADLENAILREIEGVLLELGTGFTFVARQKRMSVGRDDFHLDLLFFHRHLRRLIAVELKLEHFQPAHVGQMEFYLRWLDQHERAPGEEAPIGLILCASADAEQVELLQLDAKSIRVSEYLTELPPIKLLQARLHQAIEHARELTERQALRVEKTEGSA
- a CDS encoding virulence RhuM family protein encodes the protein MSQGKKAHLRNSTAEFLVFTAQAGETGIEVRVEEQTVWLTQKLLATLFDVTVPTVNEHLKNLFASAELTEAAVIRKFRTTATDGKSYLTAFYNLDAIIAVGFRVNSPRATQFRQWAIGVLRDFALRGYVLDKERLKNGALFDQSYFDNLLAEIREIRASERRFYQKITDIYATALDYSAEAETTQSFFATVQNKLHFAIHGHTAAELIVERADSTKEQMGLTTWRNAPKGKILKPDVVVAKNYLTEKELKALDRFVTMYLDYAETQAERGIPMTMADWAKKLDAFLQFNERDLLQNPGKVTAEIAKAFAESEFEKYRVIQDRRFESDFDRMLKQLPNGGGQP
- a CDS encoding type I restriction-modification system subunit M — its product is MALKKSELYSSLWQSCDELRGGMDASQYKDYVLVLLFVKYVSDKYAGQPFAPIVIPAGASFADMVALKGTPDIGDQINKKILAPLARENQLSDFPDFNDPTKLGDGKEKVDRLTHLIAIFENPSLDFSQNRADGDDLLGDAYEYLMRHFATESGKSKGQFYTPSEVSRIIAQILGISQAATSNDTTVYDPTCGSGSLLLKIGDEASQGGKAVRVTLYGQEKDSSTAGLARMNMILHDYATADIKQGNTLASPLFKDGDALKTFDYVVANPPFSDKRWSTGLTPDADPFQRFTGYGVPPAKQGDYAYLLHILRSLKSTGKGACILPHGVLFRGNAEGVIRKNLIQRGVIRGIIGLPANLFYGTGIPACILVLDKEHATARKAIFMIDASKGFMKDGPKNRLRERDLHQIVDVFTHGEQHPGYSRLVPHTEIEKNDYNLNLPRYIDTQEAEDIQDIGAHLHGGIPSRDLDALSDYWTVCPELRASLFADLRPGYFQLQAPAAQLRTRVSEHPQFAAFITGLETHFKKWRAGAAVSLRLLAPGCHPKDVIREHAEKLLAHAEGQALIDPYAVYQHLLDYWSATLQDDCYLIAADGWVAKPARLLETDKKGKTKDRGWSCDLVPKPLIVARYFAAEQAALDASQAALEAATASLAELEEEHGGEEGFLGQLEKIAKPEISARLKEIKADPDAKDEAVVLQRWLKLNADEADLKKAIRDAEAALDQLAYEKYPRLTESEIKTLVVDDKWLKTLATAVQGELDRVSQTLTSRIRLLADRYAAPLPQLVDEVAQLAAKVDAHLRKMEAKA
- a CDS encoding 3'-5' exonuclease codes for the protein MNLVIFDLETTGFSPYKNEIIQIAAVRVRDGQVLTADTDRFETFVRPRQPIPWFISNLTGIWQDDTGDAPAAEDALRAFSQFVGDATLVAHNGTRFDLPFIREACNRSQVPVREVPFFDSLTLSRRLWTGENAHGLDAVKERLGVSTPEHQRHDARADVAILAEAVCRMLQRLGLTQSPALLPTEIGLIPV